From a region of the Solanum stenotomum isolate F172 chromosome 2, ASM1918654v1, whole genome shotgun sequence genome:
- the LOC125854824 gene encoding pyruvate dehydrogenase E1 component subunit beta-3, chloroplastic-like isoform X1, with the protein MAAIIQGIGAATALTSANSLDIKKSFFSNSRRSLSVGAERKGRTFVVRSDGRLSYGLNGRGGRAEQLITNAVAAKEDTAAASTSSKPGHELLLFEALREGLEEEMDRDPAVCVMGEDVGHYGGSYKVTKGLAPKYGDLRVLDTPIAENSFTGMGIGAAMTGLRPVIEGMNMGFLLLAFNQISNNCGMLHYTSGGQFKIPVVIRGPGGVGRQLGAEHSQRLESYFQSIPGIQMVACSTPYNAKGLMKAAIRSDNPVILFEHVLLYNLKERIPDEEYVLNLEEAEMVRPGEHVTILTYSRMRYHVMQAAKTLVNKGYDPEVIDIRSLKPFDLHTIGNSVKKTHRVLIVEECMRTGGIGASLTAAITENFHDYLDSPIICLSSQDVPTPYAGTLENWTVVQPAQIVTAVEQLCQ; encoded by the exons ATGGCTGCTATTATACAAGGAATTGGTGCTGCTACTGCACTAACCTCAGCCAATTCTTTGGACATCAAGAAGTCATTTTTCTCCAATTCTCGCAGATCTTTGTCAG TTGGTGCAGAGAGGAAAGGAAGGACTTTTGTGGTTAGATCTGATGGGCGTTTGAGCTATGGTTTGAATGGACGTGGAGGAAGAGCTGAACAATTAATTACTAATGCTGTTGCT GCTAAAGAAGATACTGCTGCAGCTTCTACTTCATCAAAGCCAGG GCATGAACTACTGCTCTTTGAGGCCCTCCGTGAAGGTCTAGAGGAAGAAATGGACAGAGATCCCGCTGTTTGTGTTATGGGTGAAGATGTCGGTCATTATGGAGGTTCGTACAAGGTGACTAAAGGCCTTGCCCCAAAATATGGTGATCTCAGGGTTCTTGACACTCCCATTGCTGAGAACTCTTTCACTGGTATGGGCATTGGAGCTGCAATGACTGGTTTGCGTCCAGTTATTGAGGGAATGAACATGggatttcttcttcttgccTTTAATCAGATATCTAACAACTGTGGTATGCTCCACTACACATCTGGTGGCCAGTTTAAGATACCAGTCGTCATCCGAGGTCCTGGTGGAGTTGGTCGACAGCTCGGAGCAGAGCACTCTCAACGCCTTGAGTCATATTTCCAGTCAATTCCTGGAATCCAGATGGTTGCCTGTTCAACCCCCTACAACGCCAAGGGCTTGATGAAGGCCGCTATAAGAAGTGATAACCCTGTGATTCTGTTTGAGCATGTTTTGCTCTACAACCTGAAAGAAAGAATTCCAGACGAAGAGTATGTGTTGAATCTTGAAGAAGCAGAGATGGTACGACCTGGTGAGCATGTTACCATTCTAACTTATTCCAGGATGAGGTATCATGTAATGCAAGCTGCTAAGACACTTGTGAACAAGGGTTATGATCCCGAGGTCATTGATATCAGGTCACTGAAACCATTTGACCTTCACACCATCGGGAATTCAGTGAAGAAGACTCATCGCGTCCTCATTGTTGAGGAATGTATGCGTACAGGAGGTATTGGTGCCAGCTTGACAGCTGCTATAACCGAGAACTTCCATGACTATCTCGATTCCCCAATCATATGTCTGTCCTCACAGGATGTGCCAACGCCATATGCTGGGACGTTAGAGAACTGGACCGTTGTCCAACCTGCCCAGATTGTTACTGCAGTAGAACAGCTCTGCCAGTGA
- the LOC125854824 gene encoding pyruvate dehydrogenase E1 component subunit beta-3, chloroplastic-like isoform X2: MAAIIQGIGAATALTSANSLDIKKSFFSNSRRSLSERKGRTFVVRSDGRLSYGLNGRGGRAEQLITNAVAAKEDTAAASTSSKPGHELLLFEALREGLEEEMDRDPAVCVMGEDVGHYGGSYKVTKGLAPKYGDLRVLDTPIAENSFTGMGIGAAMTGLRPVIEGMNMGFLLLAFNQISNNCGMLHYTSGGQFKIPVVIRGPGGVGRQLGAEHSQRLESYFQSIPGIQMVACSTPYNAKGLMKAAIRSDNPVILFEHVLLYNLKERIPDEEYVLNLEEAEMVRPGEHVTILTYSRMRYHVMQAAKTLVNKGYDPEVIDIRSLKPFDLHTIGNSVKKTHRVLIVEECMRTGGIGASLTAAITENFHDYLDSPIICLSSQDVPTPYAGTLENWTVVQPAQIVTAVEQLCQ, translated from the exons ATGGCTGCTATTATACAAGGAATTGGTGCTGCTACTGCACTAACCTCAGCCAATTCTTTGGACATCAAGAAGTCATTTTTCTCCAATTCTCGCAGATCTTTGTCAG AGAGGAAAGGAAGGACTTTTGTGGTTAGATCTGATGGGCGTTTGAGCTATGGTTTGAATGGACGTGGAGGAAGAGCTGAACAATTAATTACTAATGCTGTTGCT GCTAAAGAAGATACTGCTGCAGCTTCTACTTCATCAAAGCCAGG GCATGAACTACTGCTCTTTGAGGCCCTCCGTGAAGGTCTAGAGGAAGAAATGGACAGAGATCCCGCTGTTTGTGTTATGGGTGAAGATGTCGGTCATTATGGAGGTTCGTACAAGGTGACTAAAGGCCTTGCCCCAAAATATGGTGATCTCAGGGTTCTTGACACTCCCATTGCTGAGAACTCTTTCACTGGTATGGGCATTGGAGCTGCAATGACTGGTTTGCGTCCAGTTATTGAGGGAATGAACATGggatttcttcttcttgccTTTAATCAGATATCTAACAACTGTGGTATGCTCCACTACACATCTGGTGGCCAGTTTAAGATACCAGTCGTCATCCGAGGTCCTGGTGGAGTTGGTCGACAGCTCGGAGCAGAGCACTCTCAACGCCTTGAGTCATATTTCCAGTCAATTCCTGGAATCCAGATGGTTGCCTGTTCAACCCCCTACAACGCCAAGGGCTTGATGAAGGCCGCTATAAGAAGTGATAACCCTGTGATTCTGTTTGAGCATGTTTTGCTCTACAACCTGAAAGAAAGAATTCCAGACGAAGAGTATGTGTTGAATCTTGAAGAAGCAGAGATGGTACGACCTGGTGAGCATGTTACCATTCTAACTTATTCCAGGATGAGGTATCATGTAATGCAAGCTGCTAAGACACTTGTGAACAAGGGTTATGATCCCGAGGTCATTGATATCAGGTCACTGAAACCATTTGACCTTCACACCATCGGGAATTCAGTGAAGAAGACTCATCGCGTCCTCATTGTTGAGGAATGTATGCGTACAGGAGGTATTGGTGCCAGCTTGACAGCTGCTATAACCGAGAACTTCCATGACTATCTCGATTCCCCAATCATATGTCTGTCCTCACAGGATGTGCCAACGCCATATGCTGGGACGTTAGAGAACTGGACCGTTGTCCAACCTGCCCAGATTGTTACTGCAGTAGAACAGCTCTGCCAGTGA